One window of the Choristoneura fumiferana chromosome 18, NRCan_CFum_1, whole genome shotgun sequence genome contains the following:
- the LOC141438388 gene encoding LOW QUALITY PROTEIN: voltage-dependent calcium channel subunit alpha-2/delta-4-like (The sequence of the model RefSeq protein was modified relative to this genomic sequence to represent the inferred CDS: inserted 1 base in 1 codon), with protein sequence MPRKKSNLSHSTKQAKRQRMNRSQEYHEERQLGVNGYSFMVDNNGHVLYHPDLRPLYTNEEYTETLRPLYSSVDLTDVELLVDSDDNSRINLTSLLLDLRHDMIEQREGETEIGVKVQYGSMRRVATRRQRYFYSPVEGTPYSLAIVLPDGYGMYELQAEQEVKRSPINVSEYFKGDNWKIHPEWVYCEYASTSEQTFNSPEEQLLHFLTRSGRPGWKWMSVRPRALALHNAHKKQDRDSYFCDKNLVQSLVRDAMVIKELDAHIGHASHHNHPIATLMALLTRQGRFHKFVVTLSFIATRSGLLKWTENNNSSRTGDSSEPHFSEKYSRAYDSEWYRRAVEHHAIEPESFVFSVPFRDGEGEDMGGXPPLVLATHAVFVESRGHRAPAAVVGLHFQLDSLARHFLNVTSTCTAGTVCKKTCAGDALDCYILDDNGFIILSEDASQTGLFFGQVDGTIMDSLVQDRIYKKVTVHDRQGRCPDSRNPFSGDGCKLAPFKPFSWLGSYLTSLFAVWFPLWQSAKAHSHPYADDELDYEDYENEELDADEDDRDRGKYEIIIDGFGAEKGPEEGRAPPTGSQGGSAPREPPREAARSAAVRPCDTSAELFTLQSSRLNAAQPLKGKLTNCHNSGCERPFSVQKIPHSNLILLVVDTLCPCGAKRLDVRAREAPPRAACRRHPAHAHRRRPRNCVSYHPEEIEILSCGRGERTRPLWALPALLVVLAGAT encoded by the exons ATGCCTCggaaaaaatcaaatttgtCTCATTCTACTAAACAAGCAAAAAGACAGAGGATGAATAGGTCTCAAGAATACCATGAAGAAAGACAG TTGGGAGTAAATGGTTACTCATTTATGGTGGATAACAATGGGCATGTTTTGTATCACCCGGATCTCAGGCCACTG TATACCAATGAGGAA TACACGGAGACCCTTCGACCACTATATTCTAGTGTGGACCTGACTGATGTGGAACTCCTTGTGGATTCGGATGATAATTCACGAATCAACCTGACTTCCTTGCTGCTTGAC CTTCGGCATGACATGATAGAACAACGCGAGGGTGAAACTGAGATTGGAGTAAAAGTCCAGTATGGCAGCATGAGGCGTGTGGCTACGAGGCGACAGAGATATTTCTATAGCCCGGTAGAAGGCACCCCCTACTCTCTGGCTATCGTACTGCCTGATGGTTACGGCATGTACGAACTGCAAGCCGAGCAGGAGGTTAAACGTAGTCCTATTAATG tcTCAGAATACTTTAAAGGGGACAATTGGAAAATTCATCCAGAATG GGTGTACTGCGAATATGCGTCGACGTCAGAGCAGACATTCAACTCTCCCGAAGAACAGCTGCTGCACTTCCTGACGCGCTCGGGGAGGCCCGGCTGGAAGTGGATGAGCGTGCGACCGCGCGCGCTTGCGCTTCACAATGCGCACAAGAAACAAGACAGAGATtcttattttt GCGACAAAAATTTAGTTCAATCATTAGTGCGAGACGCAATGGTAATTAAAGAATTGGACGCTCACATTGGACATGCAAGCCACCACAACCA CCCGATAGCAACTTTAATGGCACTGCTGACAAG GCAGGGCCGGTTCCACAAGTTCGTGGTGACGCTGTCCTTCATCGCGACCCGCAGCGGGCTGCTCAAGTGGACAGAAAACAACAATAGCTCACGAACTGGCGACTCTTCTGAACC GCACTTCAGCGAAAAATACTCACGTGCATACGACTCAGAATGGTACCGGCGAGCTGTGGAACACCATGCCATAGAGCCCGAGAGCTTTGTGTTCTCGGTGCCGTTCCGCGACGGAGAGGGCGAGGACATGGGCG GGCCGCCGCTCGTGCTCGCCACCCACGCGGTGTTCGTGGAGTCTCGCGGACACCGCGCACCGGCCGCCGTCGTCGGGCTGCACTTCCAGCTCGACTCGCTTGCTAGACACTTCCTTAATGTTACGTCCACG TGCACAGCTGGCACTGTCTGCAAGAAGACTTGCGCAGGCGACGCTCTGGACTGCTACATTTTGGACGACAATGGCTTTATCATTCTGTCGGAAGACGCGTCACAAACAGGCCTGTTCTTCGGCCAGGTAGACGGCACTATCATGGACTCGCTGGTGCAGGACCGGATATACAAGAAGGTTACCGTCCACGACCGTCAGGGACGGTGCCCTGACTCGAGGAACCCCTTCAGTGGCGACGGGTGCAAGTTAGCG CCTTTCAAGCCATTTTCATGGTTGGGGAGCTATCTGACCAGTTTATTTGCTGTCTGGTTTCCGCTCTGGCAGTCAGCTAAAGCGCACTCTCATCCCTATGCGGACGACGAGCTAG ATTATGAAGACTATGAAAACGAAGAGCTAGACGCAGACGAAGACGACCGCGATCGTGGGAAGTACGAAATCATCATCGATGGGTTCGGGGCTGAAAAGGGCCCTGAGGAGGGCCGCGCGCCCCCCACGGGGAGCCAAGGGGGGTCCGCCCCCCGCGAGCCCCCGCGCGAGGCTGCGCGCTCCGCCGCCGTTCGCCCCTGCGACACTAGCGCTGAACTCTTCACGCTTCAGTCGTCCAGGCTCAACGCGGCGCAGCCACTTAAGGGGAAACTCACCAATTGCCATAACTCCGGCTGCGAGAG ACCGTTCAGCGTGCAGAAGATCCCGCACAGCAACCTGATCCTGCTAGTGGTGGACACGCTGTGCCCGTGCGGCGCCAAACGGCTGGACGTGCGCGCGCGCGAAGCGCCCCCGCGCGCTGCCTGCCGCCGCCACCCCGCGCACGCGCACCGCCGCCGCCCCAGAAACTGCGTCTCCTACCACCCCGAG GAAATCGAGATTCTATCGTGCGGTCGCGGCGAGCGGACGCGGCCTCTGTGGGCGCTGCCGGCGCTGCTAGTGGTGCTGGCGGGCGCCACGTGA
- the LOC141437568 gene encoding exosome RNA helicase MTR4-like encodes MGFNAQVKTEKYEYDWGIIVNFKHQTSKKKKGENPLTSEAVIIVDILLHVKKSSGDGETNVPCPDGEAGDVEVVPVLHTLIHQISSLRVYYPKDLRPADSRKSVLKTIGEVKKRFPEGPPLLNPIKDMKIDEPVFKDCVARIKLLEERLYAHPIHNDKNRGALTAAYERKQETYEELTQAKNELRKAKSILQMDELKKRKRVLRRLGYCTATDVIELKGRIACELSSADELLLTELIFNGVFNTLTPPQCASLISCFVCDENSSQASATGEELRGVLRQLQEYARRIAKVSMDAKMELDEDEYVGKFKCTLMDVVLTWAKGASFLQICKMTDVFEGSIIRTMRRLEEVLRQLCQAAMNIGNTELEIKFSEAIKLLKRDIVFAASLYM; translated from the exons atgggttttaatgctcaa GTGAAAACAGAAAAATACGAGTACGATTGGGGCATcatagtaaactttaaacacCAGACTAGCAAAAAAAAGAAGGGTGAAAACCCTCTTACATCTGAGGCTGTCATTATTGTGGACATATTGTTGCATGTGAAGAAATCTAGCGGGGATGGTGAGACCAATGTGCCGTGTCCAGATGGTGAG GCGGGAGATGTAGAAGTTGTCCCAGTGCTCCACACCTTAATTCACCAGATCAGCTCTCTCCGGGTGTACTACCCCAAGGATTTGCGACCTGCCGATAGTCGGAAATCGGTACTCAAAACTATAGGGGAAGTGAAGAAACGTTTCCCCGAAGGCCCACCTCTCCTGAACCCTATTAAAGATATGAAGATTGATGAACCAGTGTTTAAGGATTGCGTGGCGAGAATCAAGCTGTTGGAAGAGAG GCTATACGCTCATCCAATACACAATGACAAGAATCGTGGCGCGCTCACAGCAGCTTACGAAAGAAAACAAGAAACATATGAAGAACTAACCCAAGCTAAAAACGAACTAAGAAAAGCTAAGAGCATATTGCAAATGGATGAACTGAAGAAACGAAAACGAGTGCTCAGAAGACTTGGGTACTGTACTGCCACTGATGTTATAGAGCTGAAGGGCCGGATAGCTTGTGAACTCAGCAg TGCCGATGAGCTGCTCCTCACGGAGTTGATATTCAACGGCGTGTTCAACACGCTGACGCCGCCGCAGTGCGCGTCGCTCATCAGCTGTTTCGTGTGCGACGAGAACAGCTCGCAGGCGTCTGCCACTGGTGAAGAGTTACGAGGCGTCTTGAGGCAGCTGCAG GAGTACGCGCGCAGGATAGCGAAGGTATCAATGGACGCGAAGATGGAGCTGGACGAGGACGAGTACGTGGGCAAGTTCAAGTGCACGCTCATGGACGTCGTGCTCACCTGGGCCAAGGGCGCCAGCTTCCTGCAGATCTGCAAGATGACAGACGTCTTCGAAG GCTCCATAATCAGAACTATGCGCCGGTTGGAAGAGGTCCTCAGACAGCTTTGCCAAGCAGCCATGAACATCGGCAACACTGAGTTGGAGATCAAATTCAGCGAAGCCATCAAGCTACTCAAGAGAGACATAGTTTTCGCCGCCAGTTTGTATATGTAA